One Molothrus ater isolate BHLD 08-10-18 breed brown headed cowbird chromosome 4, BPBGC_Mater_1.1, whole genome shotgun sequence genomic window carries:
- the LOXL3 gene encoding LOW QUALITY PROTEIN: lysyl oxidase homolog 3 (The sequence of the model RefSeq protein was modified relative to this genomic sequence to represent the inferred CDS: deleted 1 base in 1 codon): MGGCSTWAWPELLVLLVLLGSAWLRVGSAQPTPPGPTQLPGPQLRFRLAGYPRKHNEGRVEIFYNDEWGTICDDDFTLGNAHVLCRHLGFVAATGWAHSAKYGKGVGRIWLDNVNCAGNEKSIGDCKHRGWGNSDCSHEEDAGVVCKDERIPGFKDSNVIETEQSHLEEVRLRPVVSGGRRQLPVTEGIVEVRYKDSWAQICDQGWDSHNSRVVCGMMGFPAEKKVNRNFYRLFTERQQLNYRLHSVSCTGTEVHLSMCSFEFYRGNSSAACGSGMPAVVSCVPGPLFATGSAHKKKQRQQQQQQGQPRIRLKGGARVGEGRVEVLRSSEWGTICDDRWNLQSASVVCRELGFGSAKEALTGARMGQGTGPIHLNEVQCRGTEKSLWNCPFRNITQEDCKHTEDAAVRCNIPYMGYENLIRLSGGRSRFEGRVEVAVGAGDGDQPRWGLVCGEGWGTLEAMVACRQLGLGFANHGLQETWYWDASNITEMVMSGVKCAGHEMSLSHCQHHGASLSCRNTGTRFAAGVICSETASDLLLHAPLVQETAYIEDRPLHMLYCAAEENCLASSARLANWPYGHRRLLRFSSQIHNRGRADFRPKAGRHSWVWHECHRHYHSMDIFTHYDILTPNGTKVAEGHKASFCLEDTECEEDVAKRYECANFGEQGITVGCWDLYRHDIDCQWIDITDVKPGNYILQVVINPNFEVAESDFTNNAMKCNCKYDGHRIWVHSCHIGDALSEEANKRFEQYPGQLNNQIS; encoded by the exons AtgggaggctgcagcacatgggcatggccagagctgctggtgctgctggtgctgctgggcagcgCGTGGCTGCgggtgggcagtgcccagcccaccCCCCCGGGCCCCACGCAGCTCCCCGGGCCCCAGCTGAGGTTCCGCCTGGCCGGGTACCCCCGCAAGCACAACGAGGGGCGCGTGGAGATCTTCTACAACGACGAGTGGGGCACCATCTGCGACGACGACTTCACGCTGGGCAACGCGCACGTGCTGTGCCGCCACCTCGGCTTCGTGGCTGCCACCGGCTGGGCACACAGCGCCAAGTACGGCAAAGGAGTCG GGCGGATCTGGCTGGACAATGTGAATTGTGCTGGAAACGAGAAGAGCATCGGGGACTGCAAACACCGGGGCTGGGGGAACAGCGACTGCAGCCACGAGGAGGATGCAGGTGTGGTCTGCAAGGATGAGCGCATCCCAGGCTTCAAGGACTCCAATGTCATCGAG ACGGAGCAGAGCCACCTGGAGGAGGTGCGGCTGCGGCCGGTGGTGTCCGGGGGGCGGCGGCAGCTGCCGGTGACAGAGGGCATCGTGGAGGTGCGCTACAAGGACAGCTGGGCACAGATCTGCgaccagggctgggacagccacaACAGCCGCGTGGTCTGCGGCATGATGGGATTCCCTGCAGAGAAAAAAGTCAACAGGAACTTCTACAG GCTCTTCACAGAGCGGCAGCAGCTCAACTACCGCCTGCACTCGGTGTCCTGCACGGGGACAGAGGTGCACCTGTCCATGTGCTCCTTCGAGTTCTACCGGGGCAACTCCTCAGCAGCCTGCGGCTCCGGCATGCCCGCCGTGGTCAGCTGCGTG CCTGGGCCCCTCTTCGCCACTGGCAGTGCCCACAAGAAGAAAcagcgccagcagcagcagcagcagggccag ccccggATCCGGCTGAAGGGCGGCGCCAGGGTGGGCGAGGGCCGCGTTGAGGTGCTCAGGAGCAGCGAGTGGGGCACCATCTGCGACGACCGCTGGAACCTGCAGTCGGCCAGCGTGGTGTGCCGCGAGCTGGGCTTCGGCAGCGCCAAGGAGGCCCTCACCGGGGCACGCATGGGCCAAG GGACGGGCCCCATCCACCTGAACGAGGTGCAGTGCCGGGGCACCGAGAAGTCCCTGTGGAACTGTCCCTTCAGGAACATCACCCAGGAGGACTGCAAGCACACAGAGGACGCTGCTGTTCGCTGCAACATCCCCTACATGGGCTACGAGAACCTG ATTCGGCTGAGCGGGGGCCGGAGCCGCTTCGAGGGGCGGGTCGAGGTGGCGGTGGGGGCTGGCGACGGGGACCAGCCCCGCTGGGGTCTGGTGTGCGGAGAAGGCTGGGGCACCCTCGAGGCGATGGTGGCCTGTcgccagctggggctgggattcgCTAACCACGGCTTACAA GAGACCTGGTACTGGGACGCCAGCAACATAACAGAGATGGTCATGAGCGGGGTGAAGTGCGCCGGCCACGAGATGTCCCTgagccactgccagcaccacggcgccagcctgagctgcaggaacacGGGCACGCGCTTCGCTGCGGGCGTCATCTGCTCTGAGA CCGCCTCAGACCTGCTGCTGCACGCGCCGCTGGTGCAGGAGACGGCGTACATCGAGGACAGGCCGCTGCACATGCTGTACTGCGCTGCTGAGGAGAACTGCCTGGCCAGCTCGGCCCGCCTGGCCAACTGGCCCTACGGCCACCGCCGCCTGCTCCGCTTCTCCTCGCAGATCCACAACCGCGGCCGCGCCGACTTCCGCCCCAAGGCCGGCCGCCACTCCTGGGTCTGGCACGAGTGCCACCG GCACTACCACAGCATGGACATCTTCACCCACTACGACATCCTGACCCCCAATGGCACCAAGGTGGCTGAGGGACACAAGGCCAGCTTCTGCCTGGAGGACACTGAGTGCGAGGAAG acGTGGCCAAGAGGTACGAGTGTGCCAACTTTGGGGAGCAGGGCATCACCGTGGGCTGCTGGGACCTGTACCGGCACGACATCGACTGCCAGTGGATCGACATCACTGATGTCAAACCAGGCAACTAcatcctgcag GTCGTGATCAACCCCAACTTCGAGGTGGCAGAAAGTGACTTCACCAACAATGCCATGAAATGCAACTGCAAGTACGACGGGCACCGCATCTGGGTGCACAGCTGCCACATCG GAGATGCGCTCAGCGAGGAGGCCAACAAGCGGTTTGAGCAGTACCCAGGTCAGCTCAACAACCAGATTTCATAG